A portion of the Pedobacter cryoconitis genome contains these proteins:
- a CDS encoding exonuclease domain-containing protein, which produces MLKYAVVDIETTGGFAAGNGITEISILIHDGSKVIDRFETLINPQQDIPIYIQTLTGISEEMVSSAPLFEQVAPQIYELLKDKIFVAHNVNFDYSFVRHQLAHSGFVLQSKKLCTVRMSRKIVPGLSSYSLGKLCASLGIPLNGRHRAGGDAAATALLLKLLLEKDEAGVIPLSLLKSSKEQVLPPNLSRDSIDALPGQPGVYYFKDQKGKIIYVGKAINIKKRVYSHFSGNKTNQQRQDFLKQIHEVDFTICGTELMALILEASEIQKHWPEKNRALKRFEQKYALYDFEDQKGYIRLGIDKYKKNSHALYTFNSLLSGQSMLRGMINEHTLCEKLCFIQKNRLACTAHEKGNCHGACLGIEDPANYNTRVNEAITHLKVALPSFALIDSGRNKDEKSCLWVEEGKFYGMGYISSHSDITDLENLKSCIVPYTSNDYILNMVLAYAESHPQQRIEISKSIHF; this is translated from the coding sequence ATGTTGAAATACGCAGTAGTCGATATTGAAACTACCGGTGGTTTTGCCGCCGGTAATGGGATTACAGAAATCTCTATCCTGATTCATGATGGTTCAAAAGTCATAGACCGCTTTGAAACATTAATTAATCCTCAGCAGGATATACCAATCTATATCCAAACTTTAACCGGCATCAGTGAGGAGATGGTTAGCAGTGCTCCGCTGTTTGAACAAGTAGCTCCTCAAATTTATGAGCTTTTAAAGGATAAGATCTTTGTAGCGCACAATGTGAACTTTGATTACTCTTTTGTAAGGCATCAGCTTGCACATTCGGGATTTGTGTTACAATCGAAAAAGTTATGTACGGTAAGGATGAGCAGAAAAATTGTCCCCGGACTTTCTTCTTATAGTTTAGGCAAGCTCTGTGCATCACTCGGTATTCCATTAAATGGCCGTCACCGCGCTGGTGGTGATGCTGCAGCAACGGCTTTATTGCTTAAGCTTTTATTGGAAAAAGATGAGGCAGGAGTTATTCCGCTTTCCTTATTGAAAAGCTCCAAAGAACAAGTTTTGCCACCAAATTTATCAAGGGATAGTATTGATGCTTTACCCGGGCAACCCGGTGTCTATTATTTTAAAGATCAAAAAGGGAAGATTATCTACGTTGGTAAAGCTATAAATATCAAGAAAAGGGTATATTCTCATTTCTCCGGAAATAAGACTAATCAGCAAAGGCAGGATTTCCTTAAACAAATTCATGAAGTTGATTTCACGATTTGCGGCACGGAGTTGATGGCGCTGATTCTGGAAGCTTCAGAAATACAGAAACACTGGCCAGAAAAAAACAGAGCTTTAAAGCGCTTTGAACAGAAATATGCTTTATATGATTTTGAAGACCAGAAGGGTTATATCCGTTTAGGTATTGATAAGTATAAGAAAAACAGTCATGCTTTATATACTTTTAACAGTTTGCTGTCTGGACAAAGTATGTTACGGGGAATGATCAACGAACATACGCTATGTGAAAAGTTATGTTTTATTCAGAAGAACAGACTGGCTTGTACTGCGCATGAGAAAGGAAATTGTCATGGTGCTTGCCTGGGAATAGAAGATCCGGCCAACTATAATACCAGAGTGAATGAGGCTATTACCCATTTAAAAGTTGCACTTCCCTCCTTTGCGCTGATAGATTCAGGTAGAAATAAGGATGAAAAGAGCTGTTTATGGGTGGAAGAGGGTAAATTTTATGGGATGGGTTATATTTCTTCTCACAGTGATATTACTGATTTGGAAAACCTAAAATCTTGTATAGTCCCTTATACTTCAAATGATTATATTTTGAATATGGTTCTTGCTTATGCAGAATCCCATCCTCAGCAAAGGATTGAAATCTCAAAATCTATACACTTCTAG
- a CDS encoding OsmC family protein, with product MDKKQITAVTELDRSHYLTKVYAGGHFIYADEPADVGGTDEGMNPGALLLASLGSCTAITIRMYADRKEMALDTIKIHLAICNEQEMSTSTKITRKIEFGGNLSEAELTRLMQIADKCPIHKMLSNPIQIETTLA from the coding sequence ATGGATAAGAAACAAATCACCGCAGTTACCGAACTGGACCGTTCCCATTACCTGACCAAAGTTTATGCAGGCGGACATTTTATTTATGCAGATGAGCCTGCCGATGTTGGCGGAACTGACGAAGGGATGAATCCCGGCGCACTGCTTTTAGCCAGTTTAGGAAGCTGTACTGCAATTACGATCAGAATGTATGCAGACCGGAAAGAAATGGCGCTGGACACCATTAAAATCCATCTGGCTATCTGTAATGAGCAAGAGATGTCTACTTCAACCAAGATTACACGCAAAATTGAATTTGGCGGAAACCTGTCTGAAGCAGAATTAACCAGGCTAATGCAAATTGCAGATAAATGTCCTATTCATAAAATGTTGAGCAATCCTATACAAATAGAAACAACTTTGGCATAA
- a CDS encoding nucleoside recognition domain-containing protein has product MALNYLWIAFFLIAFVVALIRLIFFGDTEIFKLIVDGTFESAKVGVMDIALPLVGIMTLWLGIMNIGEKAGAINFLSRIIGPFFSRIFPEVPKNHPATGHMVMNFSANLLGLDNAATPFGLKAMQSLQEINPDKDTASNAQIMFLVLHTSGLTLIPLSIMAQRAILGAADPADIFIPCMIATYVATLVGLVAVAIKQKINLFNTVVISWLGGITVFLVGMIYYFTNYLTKEQIEVVSRVASNFILFSIIIAFILGAVRKKVNVYDAFIEGAKNGFTTCITIIPYLVGMLVAIGVLRNSGVLGYIVDGFTWCFVHLGVNTDFTPALPTALIKPLSGSGAKAMMVDTMKTFGPDSFVGRLACVFNGSADTTFYIVALYFGSVGIKRTRYAIPFGLIADLAGIIAAVFVAYLFFH; this is encoded by the coding sequence ATGGCATTAAATTATCTATGGATTGCGTTTTTTCTTATCGCATTCGTTGTTGCACTGATCAGATTAATCTTTTTTGGTGATACAGAAATATTCAAACTGATTGTAGATGGTACCTTCGAATCTGCAAAAGTGGGTGTGATGGATATTGCCTTGCCGCTGGTGGGTATTATGACCTTATGGCTGGGCATTATGAATATCGGTGAAAAAGCGGGGGCTATCAATTTCCTGTCCCGTATTATCGGCCCTTTCTTTAGCCGTATCTTTCCTGAAGTACCAAAAAACCATCCTGCTACTGGCCATATGGTGATGAACTTCTCTGCCAATTTACTGGGTTTGGATAATGCTGCCACTCCTTTTGGTTTAAAAGCTATGCAAAGTTTACAGGAAATTAATCCTGATAAGGATACTGCCAGCAATGCGCAGATTATGTTTTTAGTGTTGCATACTTCAGGTCTTACGCTGATCCCACTTAGCATTATGGCCCAGAGAGCGATTCTGGGAGCCGCAGATCCAGCAGATATATTTATTCCTTGTATGATTGCGACCTACGTGGCCACTTTGGTGGGTTTAGTAGCTGTTGCGATTAAGCAAAAGATTAACCTGTTCAATACAGTAGTCATTTCCTGGTTAGGCGGTATTACCGTGTTTCTGGTAGGAATGATCTATTATTTCACAAACTACCTGACTAAGGAACAGATTGAGGTGGTTTCGCGGGTAGCTTCCAATTTTATCCTTTTCTCTATTATTATTGCTTTTATTCTGGGTGCTGTCCGCAAAAAAGTGAATGTATATGATGCTTTTATTGAGGGCGCCAAAAATGGTTTCACTACTTGTATTACGATTATCCCTTATTTGGTAGGGATGCTGGTTGCGATTGGCGTACTAAGAAATTCTGGAGTACTGGGCTATATCGTGGATGGTTTTACCTGGTGTTTTGTACATCTGGGCGTCAATACTGACTTTACGCCAGCCCTGCCGACTGCATTGATCAAACCACTGAGCGGAAGCGGGGCAAAAGCAATGATGGTAGATACGATGAAGACTTTTGGTCCTGATTCATTTGTAGGCCGTTTAGCTTGTGTTTTTAACGGCTCAGCAGATACAACATTTTATATTGTAGCCCTATATTTTGGTTCAGTAGGTATTAAGCGTACACGTTATGCAATTCCATTTGGCTTGATTGCAGATTTAGCAGGAATCATTGCTGCTGTGTTTGTAGCTTATTTATTTTTCCATTAG